One genomic segment of Stigmatopora argus isolate UIUO_Sarg chromosome 1, RoL_Sarg_1.0, whole genome shotgun sequence includes these proteins:
- the cav4b gene encoding caveolin-2, which yields MMVSKACMVECAVSDSNEDDEAEEEITTPPPPPEFASKAATPLPSALPDTNSNINRDPLGINQHLKVEVSDILGVPTPHHIGQVWLFSAVVFEKTRVWTYYFLSLFLAVPFACLCGTFLAILTCLHFWLVVPVIQMSYTFRPCLRSLSFCAVNIFIAPICMFIALCCSHIAFLVSSRGWHQMRDKHIV from the exons ATGATGGTGAGCAAAGCCTGTATGGTGGAGTGTGCTGTCAGTGACAGTAATGAAGATGATGAAGCAGAAGAAGAGATAAccactccccctcctcctccggAGTTTGCTTCCAAAGCTGCAACTCCCTTACCCAGCGCACTTCCAGATACAAATTCAAACATCAACAGAGACCCCCTTGGCATCAACCAGCACCTAAAG gtggAGGTCAGTGATATTCTAGGAGTGCCAACACCTCATCACATTGGCCAAGTGTGGCTTTTCAGTGCAGTTGTCTTTGAGAAGACTCGCGTGTGGACATATTACTTTTTGTCCTTGTTTTTGGCTGTACCCTTCGCTTGCCTCTGTGGCACCTTCTTAGCCATTCTCACATGTCTACACTTCTG gTTGGTGGTTCCAGTCATACAAATGAGTTACACCTTTCGTCCCTGCCTGAGGTCCTTGTCCTTTTGTGCTGTGAACATCTTCATTGCACCCATTTGTATGTTTATTGCTCTGTGCTGTAGTCATATTGCATTTTTAGTGTCAAGCAGGGGTTGGCATCAAATGAGAGATAAACACATTgtatga
- the fam50a gene encoding protein FAM50A: MAQYKGAASEAGRAMQLMKKREKEREQLEQLKLRIAEDNMVKSNIDKKFSAHYDAVEAELKSSTVGLVTLNDMKAKQEALVKEREKQLAKKEQSKELQLKLEKQKEKKRKEEQKRKIASLSFNPEDDGDDDDEDEEDEKEEEDDEEEVEEEEEQEYLPVKKKKLGKNPDVDTSFLPDRDREEEENRLREELRQEWELKQEKIKSEEIEITFSYWDGSGHRKTVKMKKGNTMQNFLQRALEVLRKDFSELRSAGVEQLMYIKEDLIIPHHHSFYDFIVTKARGKSGPLFSFDVHDDIRLVNDATVEKDESHAGKVVLRSWYEKNKHIFPASRWEPYDPEKKWDKYTIR, translated from the exons ATGGCTCAATACAAAGGAGCCGCCAGCGAAGCTGGAAGAGCCATGCAACTGATGAAAAAACGAGAAAAGGAGAGAGAACAACTTGAACAATTGAAACTGAGAATTGCAGAG GACAACATGGTGAAATCCAACATCGACAAGAAGTTTTCCGCTCACTATGATGCTGTGGAGGCAGAGTTAAAGTCCAGCACAGTTG GTCTGGTGACACTGAATGATATGAAAGCTAAACAGGAGGCCCTTGTGAAGGAACGCGAGAAGCAGTTGGCAAAGAAGGAGCAATCCAAGGAACTCCAGCT CAAGCTCGAGAagcagaaggagaagaagaggaaagaagaacagaaaagaaaaattgcCAGTTTGTCATTCAATCCCGAAGATGATGGtgacgacgatgatgaagatgaggaggatgaaaaggaagaggaagacgacgaagaagaagtagaagaagaagaagagcaggAAT ATCTCCCTGTAAAGAAGAAAAAGCTTGGAAAAAATCCAGATGTGGATACAAGTTTTCTTCCCGATCGTGACCGAGAG GAGGAGGAAAATCGTCTGCGAGAAGAGCTTAGGCAGGAATGGGaactcaaacaagaaaagatcAAGA GCGAGGAGATTGAGATTACCTTCAGCTACTGGGATGGATCCGGCCATCGCAAGACTGTCAAA ATGAAAAAGGGCAACACGATGCAGAACTTTCTACAAAGGGCCCTGGAAGTCCTAAGAAAAGATTTCAGTGAACTCAG GTCTGCTGGAGTTGAACAACTTATGTATATTAAAGAAGATCTGATCATCCCACAT CACCACagcttttatgactttatcGTGACCAAAGCCAGGGGAAAATCCG gtCCTCTCTTCAGCTTTGACGTCCATGATGACATCCGTCTGGTCAATGATGCCACTGTAGAGAAAGATGAG TCTCACGCAGGTAAAGTCGTGTTGAGGAGCTGGtatgaaaaaaacaagcacatCTTCCCTGCCAGTCGCTGGGAACCATACGACCCTGAGAAGAAATGGGACAAATACACG atcCGATAA